The proteins below are encoded in one region of Pantoea sp. At-9b:
- a CDS encoding GntR family transcriptional regulator, which yields MVIAKKKIRSADSVEKVYEKVKLLAIDYQFRPGERVNEVELAAHLGVSRTPVREALNRLAQEGFMNFVPNRGFYSRDLTPDGVRELYEVRMVIEQSTFRFACLRASDEDIARTTAIWENVTIHPPELQDAAYWSHIARVDEQFHMEIARIARNTRLYEMLESLNALSRFFRRIDLEAPVRRNNAYDEHVEIIAALRARDIEKGVGLMEQHISLSAEHAVAVTKEGLARIYLSL from the coding sequence TTGGTCATCGCAAAAAAGAAAATTCGCAGCGCCGATAGCGTGGAAAAGGTGTACGAGAAAGTCAAACTGCTGGCTATCGACTACCAATTTCGTCCTGGAGAACGTGTCAACGAAGTGGAGTTGGCCGCGCACCTTGGTGTCTCGCGTACCCCGGTGCGTGAGGCGCTGAACCGACTCGCGCAGGAAGGTTTTATGAACTTCGTGCCAAACCGTGGTTTCTACTCACGTGACCTGACACCAGACGGTGTGCGCGAGTTGTATGAGGTGCGCATGGTGATTGAGCAATCGACGTTTCGCTTTGCCTGCCTGCGTGCCAGCGATGAGGATATTGCGCGCACTACCGCAATCTGGGAGAACGTGACAATTCATCCTCCCGAATTGCAGGATGCGGCTTACTGGTCACACATTGCCCGGGTTGACGAGCAATTTCATATGGAAATTGCCCGCATTGCCCGCAACACCCGACTCTACGAAATGCTGGAGAGCTTAAACGCCCTGAGTCGTTTTTTTCGCCGTATCGATCTGGAAGCACCGGTACGGCGCAATAATGCTTATGATGAACATGTGGAAATTATTGCCGCCCTGCGCGCGCGTGATATTGAAAAAGGCGTAGGTTTAATGGAACAACATATTTCTCTCAGTGCGGAACATGCGGTTGCCGTGACAAAAGAAGGATTAGCAAGGATATATCTGAGCCTTTAA
- a CDS encoding ABC transporter substrate-binding protein, with amino-acid sequence MFPLTAVTGVLLSLASHSVLADVTLGAILPLTGTSASIGEDQRRGIELAVEQLNAHGGVNGEKLQVIVEDSAGSPVTGLNAVRKLTQVNKVPLVVGDFSSSVTIPVGQYLVKNHLLHINISGTSADIRHVGKTSWSVIGLDDLSARFSAEDVRKLGYSKVAFVAPDGAYGQGMAQQFTKAFEAAGGKVVAKVLYTSGQPSYRRELEQISRAHPQAYVYTSYGQDAIVLNREAWELGLHSTPWYGMYLTMAIADSPAQYTNGQLGMEVGGASGNQAADNYNQQYQAQFKEKPRSVYGSYAYDSIMLAAAAMQQAHSSTPAAMITAMQTVAPTFSGLTGKLNLDSDNQRQSQPYLNVKAQNGELVAR; translated from the coding sequence ATGTTCCCCCTTACGGCTGTTACAGGTGTTTTATTGTCACTGGCGTCACACAGCGTGCTGGCAGATGTCACGCTCGGGGCGATTCTTCCGCTAACCGGCACCAGCGCCAGCATTGGCGAGGATCAACGTCGCGGAATCGAACTGGCGGTGGAGCAGCTCAACGCCCACGGCGGCGTGAATGGTGAAAAATTGCAGGTGATTGTGGAGGACTCGGCGGGCAGTCCGGTCACCGGTCTGAATGCGGTGCGTAAACTTACCCAGGTGAATAAGGTGCCGCTGGTTGTCGGCGACTTCTCGTCCAGTGTGACCATCCCGGTCGGACAGTATCTGGTGAAAAACCACCTGCTGCATATCAACATCTCCGGCACCAGCGCCGATATCCGTCACGTCGGGAAAACCTCATGGAGCGTGATCGGCCTTGATGATCTCTCGGCCCGTTTCTCGGCAGAAGATGTACGCAAGCTCGGTTATAGCAAAGTGGCCTTTGTCGCACCCGATGGCGCTTATGGCCAGGGGATGGCGCAGCAATTCACTAAAGCCTTTGAAGCCGCAGGCGGCAAAGTGGTGGCGAAGGTGCTTTACACCAGCGGGCAACCCTCTTATCGCCGCGAGTTGGAGCAGATCTCCCGCGCCCATCCTCAGGCCTATGTCTACACCAGCTACGGTCAGGATGCGATTGTACTGAACCGTGAGGCCTGGGAGCTCGGTCTGCACAGCACGCCGTGGTATGGCATGTATCTGACCATGGCAATCGCGGATTCTCCGGCGCAGTACACTAACGGCCAACTGGGCATGGAGGTAGGTGGTGCCAGCGGTAATCAGGCCGCCGATAACTACAACCAACAATATCAGGCGCAGTTTAAAGAGAAGCCGCGATCCGTTTACGGCAGCTATGCCTATGACAGCATCATGTTAGCGGCCGCGGCCATGCAGCAGGCACACAGCAGTACACCGGCAGCCATGATCACCGCCATGCAAACCGTGGCTCCCACCTTTAGCGGTCTGACCGGCAAACTCAATCTCGATAGTGATAATCAACGCCAGAGCCAACCGTATCTTAATGTGAAAGCACAGAACGGCGAACTGGTGGCGCGTTAA
- a CDS encoding branched-chain amino acid ABC transporter permease, with product MLSFILDTLMRTADLSLVALGLSLVYGLVRFANIAHMQYAMTGAFLTAGGLQLGMPLLLAMLLSALLCGTLSVVLHHWVFQPLLKSGTANAMIGSLAVSMVVIAVMLGAEGSAPVSFNLPLGSMWTLAGARISSDRLFSLVTTLVLILVFALVLFTTPQGRAVRALASNRELAAASGLNASAIVHTVNLVAGMLASLGGSMMAMQGSAYINQGNDLMLPVLAAAILGGLGNPLGAVFGALLIAMTETLITNVDFGSLINGEMAFVPVTWVNACSFVMLLLALWLRPYGLFNREVRRV from the coding sequence ATGTTGTCGTTTATTCTCGATACATTGATGCGCACAGCAGATTTATCGTTGGTCGCGCTGGGCTTGAGTCTGGTCTATGGACTGGTGCGCTTTGCCAATATCGCCCACATGCAATATGCCATGACCGGGGCGTTTCTGACGGCGGGCGGATTGCAACTCGGTATGCCGTTGCTGCTGGCGATGTTGTTGTCGGCGCTGCTGTGCGGGACGCTCTCCGTGGTGCTGCATCATTGGGTATTTCAGCCGCTACTGAAGAGTGGTACAGCCAATGCAATGATCGGTTCACTGGCGGTGTCGATGGTGGTGATTGCTGTGATGTTAGGGGCCGAGGGATCGGCACCTGTCAGCTTTAACCTGCCGCTGGGCAGCATGTGGACTCTCGCTGGGGCGCGGATATCCAGCGACCGCTTGTTCAGCCTGGTGACGACGCTGGTGTTGATCCTCGTGTTTGCCCTGGTGCTATTTACTACGCCTCAGGGGCGAGCGGTGCGCGCGCTTGCCAGCAATCGCGAACTGGCAGCGGCCTCCGGCCTGAATGCCAGCGCTATTGTCCACACCGTCAATTTGGTGGCCGGGATGCTCGCCAGCTTGGGCGGTTCGATGATGGCGATGCAGGGCAGTGCTTATATTAATCAGGGCAACGACCTGATGCTACCCGTACTGGCAGCAGCCATCCTCGGCGGGTTGGGTAACCCGCTGGGTGCGGTGTTCGGCGCGTTACTGATCGCCATGACAGAAACGCTGATCACCAATGTCGATTTTGGCAGCCTGATCAACGGCGAAATGGCCTTTGTGCCGGTCACCTGGGTCAACGCTTGTTCGTTTGTCATGCTGCTGCTGGCACTCTGGCTGCGTCCTTATGGCCTGTTCAATCGCGAGGTGCGACGTGTCTGA
- a CDS encoding branched-chain amino acid ABC transporter permease yields the protein MSDFLLNIFCLAGIYAVIALALNLQAGYAGLLNFGHIAFVGMGAYAVALSSQFGWSLWLALPLGMIAAMLVSLLMATLGRQLAADYWGIATLALAEIIRIAITNEDQYTGGAQGIGAISAPWASGVQSQDGLIFGVVIVLAVVLSILVSVRLANSRFGRALRLMREQPQLAVCMGYALPWLKCRALMCSAVMCSLAGMLLAWYTNYASPDYLLSSETFLIWSMVMIGGLGNVRGVLLGVLVVEALYNLIPFAKDYLHFSADLTGALRLGLVGITLLLCLLLRPAGLLPEKLRVLS from the coding sequence GTGTCTGACTTTCTCCTCAATATCTTTTGCCTGGCAGGCATCTACGCGGTCATTGCGCTGGCGTTGAATCTGCAAGCGGGCTATGCCGGATTGCTCAACTTTGGTCATATTGCGTTCGTAGGGATGGGGGCCTATGCCGTCGCACTCAGCAGTCAGTTTGGCTGGTCACTTTGGCTGGCCTTACCGCTGGGTATGATCGCGGCGATGTTGGTGAGCCTGCTAATGGCAACACTGGGCCGCCAGCTGGCGGCGGATTACTGGGGAATCGCCACCCTGGCGTTAGCCGAGATCATCCGTATCGCTATCACCAATGAAGATCAGTATACCGGGGGAGCGCAGGGGATTGGCGCTATCAGCGCCCCCTGGGCCAGCGGTGTGCAAAGTCAGGATGGGCTGATTTTTGGCGTAGTGATCGTGTTGGCGGTGGTGCTGAGTATTCTGGTCTCGGTGCGTCTGGCTAACAGCCGTTTTGGCCGGGCGCTGCGCTTGATGCGCGAGCAACCACAACTGGCTGTCTGCATGGGATACGCACTGCCGTGGCTGAAATGTCGCGCTCTGATGTGCAGCGCGGTGATGTGCAGCCTCGCCGGAATGCTGCTGGCTTGGTACACCAACTACGCCAGCCCGGATTACCTGTTGTCATCAGAAACCTTTCTGATTTGGAGCATGGTGATGATCGGCGGTTTGGGCAATGTGCGCGGTGTTCTGCTGGGGGTGTTGGTTGTGGAGGCGCTATACAACCTGATTCCGTTTGCTAAAGACTACTTACACTTCAGCGCAGATCTGACGGGTGCCTTGCGACTCGGACTGGTCGGTATCACCTTGCTGCTCTGCCTGTTGTTGCGTCCGGCCGGTCTGCTACCAGAAAAACTGAGGGTTTTATCATGA
- a CDS encoding ABC transporter ATP-binding protein, which translates to MMPILQVNDLSKAFGGNKVLTSVSFTLGSGEILGLLGPNGSGKSTLLNTISGFAPADSGSIHFAGQAIDRQPTHRIIAAGIARTFQLPAMPEKMTVLEVVMAAGTRAHGLWSGLLAWRSARQIEQQDKQKARHLLEVMLLTRVQDLPAAALSGGQKKLLGIACALMGDPQVLMLDEPMAGVHPHLRQQLVETLQRLSSQGIALLVIEHDMHFIASLCQRCIVLDRGQIVASCRPDELANNQQVLEAYLGHGTASLREAV; encoded by the coding sequence ATGATGCCCATTTTGCAGGTCAATGATCTGAGTAAAGCCTTTGGCGGGAATAAGGTACTGACCTCGGTGAGCTTTACTCTCGGCAGCGGCGAGATTCTCGGTTTGCTGGGTCCCAATGGTTCAGGCAAAAGCACCTTACTTAACACCATCTCGGGTTTCGCTCCTGCCGACAGCGGTAGTATCCATTTTGCCGGGCAGGCGATAGACCGTCAGCCGACGCATCGGATTATCGCGGCCGGTATCGCCCGTACTTTTCAGTTACCGGCAATGCCGGAAAAAATGACGGTGCTGGAAGTGGTGATGGCCGCCGGAACTCGTGCACATGGTTTGTGGAGTGGGCTGCTGGCATGGCGCAGTGCGCGCCAGATCGAACAACAGGATAAGCAAAAAGCGCGGCATTTGCTGGAGGTGATGTTGCTGACCAGGGTGCAGGATTTGCCCGCCGCTGCCTTGTCGGGCGGCCAGAAAAAGTTGCTGGGGATTGCCTGTGCGCTGATGGGGGATCCGCAGGTACTGATGCTGGATGAACCCATGGCTGGCGTCCATCCCCATTTGCGGCAGCAATTGGTGGAGACGTTGCAGCGCCTCTCCTCACAGGGCATCGCGTTGCTGGTGATTGAGCATGACATGCATTTTATCGCCAGCCTGTGTCAGCGCTGTATCGTGTTAGATCGCGGACAGATCGTCGCCAGTTGCCGACCGGATGAACTGGCAAACAATCAACAGGTGCTGGAGGCGTATCTGGGCCACGGCACGGCATCATTAAGGGAAGCCGTATGA
- a CDS encoding ABC transporter ATP-binding protein, which yields MITLNEVVAGYTPGIDILHGISLQVHDCEIVTLLGPNGCGKSTLLKTIAGFLAPRSGSILINGRETGNIPAHRKVRDCALGFVPQLNNVFNNLTVAENLQTGGQFLAPEQRRQRMAALAETYPVLKLKWRMAASALSGGERQILALARALMPSPQVLLLDEPSAGLSPKMLGEVFRAIQTIRRQEKVTVLMVEQNAIEALHISDRAWVLALGKVAMSGEAQALLNDPRMRELYFGGRAA from the coding sequence ATGATTACGCTGAACGAAGTGGTCGCGGGCTACACGCCCGGTATTGATATCCTGCACGGTATTTCGTTGCAGGTGCACGACTGCGAGATTGTGACCTTGCTCGGTCCTAACGGCTGCGGCAAATCAACGTTGCTTAAAACCATCGCCGGTTTTCTCGCGCCGCGCAGTGGCAGCATTCTGATCAATGGGCGGGAGACCGGTAATATTCCCGCCCATCGTAAAGTTCGGGACTGTGCGCTGGGGTTTGTGCCACAGCTAAATAATGTATTCAACAACCTAACCGTTGCGGAAAATTTGCAAACCGGTGGGCAGTTTCTCGCACCGGAGCAACGTCGCCAGCGGATGGCCGCGCTGGCCGAAACCTATCCGGTACTAAAACTGAAGTGGCGTATGGCGGCTTCGGCGCTATCCGGCGGTGAGCGGCAGATTCTGGCGTTGGCACGCGCCCTGATGCCGTCCCCCCAGGTACTGTTGCTGGATGAACCTTCGGCGGGATTATCGCCAAAGATGTTGGGTGAGGTATTCCGCGCCATTCAGACCATTCGGCGGCAGGAGAAAGTCACCGTGTTGATGGTAGAGCAAAATGCCATCGAAGCGTTGCATATCTCGGATCGTGCTTGGGTGCTGGCATTGGGAAAAGTCGCCATGAGCGGCGAAGCGCAGGCGTTGCTGAATGATCCGCGTATGCGTGAACTCTACTTTGGAGGGCGAGCGGCATGA
- a CDS encoding VOC family protein: MTSSLTPRFDHAVINVDDQLDRACERFTRMGFQLLARGHHTLGSSNHLAIFGENYLELLGYEPTRAAGSRGLWQVTIGLAGLVWKTADAHAAWRVLKALQLDGEPPTLFSREVTLPDGEHCDARFCITRLRASAVEGGFSFFCQHLTPQAVWQPAWQQHPNGVQNITEFVLAAENPGAGIALYAKLFASEPVLDDSGAGYRLQGGRTRIRVITPAQVKQEFGLTINAAETRMVALVFSVASLSVLQACLDHGDIPFEVRGDDILVSAEASGYLPLVFRQAEQ; this comes from the coding sequence ATGACATCGTCACTCACTCCACGCTTTGATCACGCAGTCATCAATGTGGATGACCAGCTCGACCGGGCCTGTGAACGCTTTACCCGCATGGGGTTCCAGCTACTGGCGCGCGGGCATCACACCCTGGGCTCCAGTAATCATCTGGCGATTTTTGGTGAAAACTATCTGGAATTGCTGGGTTATGAACCTACACGTGCTGCCGGTAGCCGGGGACTGTGGCAAGTAACCATTGGTCTGGCAGGGCTGGTGTGGAAAACGGCGGATGCCCATGCGGCCTGGCGGGTACTCAAAGCGCTCCAACTGGATGGTGAGCCGCCAACCCTGTTTTCGCGCGAGGTGACATTGCCGGATGGCGAGCATTGCGATGCCCGTTTTTGTATCACCCGTTTACGCGCCAGCGCGGTGGAAGGCGGCTTCAGTTTTTTTTGCCAGCATCTGACTCCGCAGGCAGTTTGGCAACCGGCGTGGCAGCAACATCCTAACGGTGTGCAGAACATTACCGAGTTTGTGCTCGCGGCTGAGAATCCCGGTGCAGGTATCGCGCTCTATGCAAAACTGTTTGCCAGCGAACCGGTGTTGGATGACAGCGGGGCGGGTTATAGATTGCAGGGCGGTCGGACACGTATTCGGGTGATCACGCCAGCGCAGGTCAAACAGGAGTTTGGTCTTACCATTAACGCGGCCGAAACCCGTATGGTGGCGCTGGTCTTTAGTGTGGCAAGCTTGTCAGTGTTACAGGCTTGTCTTGATCATGGCGACATTCCTTTTGAGGTCAGGGGGGATGACATATTAGTCAGCGCGGAAGCCTCTGGTTATTTGCCGCTGGTGTTTCGTCAGGCTGAACAATAA
- the fliD gene encoding flagellar filament capping protein FliD translates to MVGISTLGIGSGLKLDEILDKLTSAEKQVLTPISKQQTAATAKLSGYGTLKTAIQSFQTANSKLQETGLYTQTSATSTTTAFSADSNGNAIPGKYTISVTQLARSQTLTSAAKNDLKAPVGSDADSRTLKIHMEDGKEHSITLSKDQTSLSALRDSINKANAGISASLIRVSDKEYRLALTATETGTGHAVKGIEVTGDDTLQGFIGYDSAVTSQGMTQNVEARNALLSINNVSIESSSNVITDAVEGVTLRLNDETTGNQTLTLSSDSSKAKTAITDWVNAYNSLQDTFSNLTKYTPVDAGQDQDTKNGALLGDSTLRIIQTQLKGILANGSGSATFKTLTQAGITTDPQNGKLRLDSDKLSTALSATPEAVRDIFAGDGKKTGVATGLATGLAAMLTSKGVLQGATDSISKKLNALTDQYNNASKKIDNTIARYKSQFTHLDTMLNALNSTSTYLTTQFENMQSSNNK, encoded by the coding sequence ATGGTAGGGATTTCAACGTTAGGCATCGGTTCTGGTTTAAAACTGGATGAAATTCTCGACAAGTTGACTAGCGCCGAGAAGCAAGTTTTAACGCCGATTTCAAAGCAACAAACCGCAGCGACAGCCAAACTGTCGGGTTACGGGACATTGAAAACGGCCATCCAGAGTTTTCAAACCGCCAACAGTAAATTGCAGGAAACGGGGCTATATACCCAGACCAGTGCAACCAGCACCACCACGGCGTTTAGTGCTGACTCGAACGGCAATGCGATCCCCGGGAAGTACACCATTAGTGTGACACAACTGGCACGATCGCAAACGTTAACCAGTGCGGCGAAGAATGATTTGAAAGCGCCCGTCGGCAGCGATGCTGACAGCCGGACGCTCAAAATTCACATGGAGGACGGTAAAGAACACAGCATAACGTTAAGCAAAGATCAGACATCGCTGTCTGCTCTGCGCGATAGCATTAATAAGGCCAACGCCGGTATCAGCGCGAGTCTGATTCGGGTTTCTGATAAAGAGTATCGTCTCGCTCTGACGGCCACTGAGACCGGCACCGGCCATGCAGTGAAAGGCATCGAGGTGACGGGTGATGATACCTTACAGGGCTTTATTGGCTACGACTCGGCAGTAACAAGCCAGGGAATGACGCAGAACGTTGAGGCTCGCAATGCCCTTCTCAGCATTAACAACGTCAGTATTGAAAGCAGTAGTAATGTCATCACTGACGCGGTTGAGGGGGTCACGCTAAGGCTGAATGATGAGACGACCGGCAATCAAACCCTCACCCTTAGCAGCGACAGTTCTAAAGCAAAAACCGCCATTACCGATTGGGTCAATGCCTACAATTCGCTTCAGGATACGTTCAGTAATCTGACCAAATATACGCCGGTCGATGCGGGTCAGGATCAGGATACCAAAAATGGTGCCTTATTGGGTGATAGCACGCTGCGTATTATTCAGACGCAACTGAAAGGGATTCTGGCCAATGGTTCAGGTTCGGCAACCTTTAAAACCTTAACTCAGGCAGGTATCACCACCGATCCACAGAATGGCAAACTCAGGCTGGATAGCGACAAATTGAGCACTGCCTTGTCTGCCACGCCGGAAGCCGTGCGGGATATCTTTGCGGGTGACGGCAAAAAAACCGGGGTTGCGACCGGACTGGCAACGGGTCTGGCAGCCATGCTGACCAGCAAAGGTGTGCTTCAGGGGGCGACGGACAGTATCAGTAAAAAGCTGAACGCGCTAACTGACCAATATAACAATGCCAGCAAAAAAATAGACAATACGATTGCCCGTTATAAAAGCCAATTTACCCATCTGGATACCATGCTTAATGCATTAAACAGTACCAGCACTTACCTCACCACACAGTTCGAAAATATGCAGAGCAGTAACAATAAGTAA
- a CDS encoding ISNCY family transposase, whose protein sequence is MTAYGTEFFSMEEVNRLRIIQDVIDRRLTTRLAAMRLNISTRHCRRLLERYRQHGPLALANKRRGQRGNRQLMPGLAEAAVKTIRERYADFGPTLACEKLAELHGIRLAKETVRKLMTQAGLWIPRKLRAPRIHQPRARRACTGELIQIDGSDHHWFEERGPACTLLVYVDDATSRLMQLRFVASESTFTYFEATRSYLEQHGKPLAFYSDKASVFRINNKQTTGGDGHTQFGRAMNELNITGICANSSSAKGRVERAHLTLQDRLVKELRLREINTPEAANAFADEFIADYNRRFAKAPRHEFDVHRPLETDEDLEEIFTWREQRKVSKNLTLQYDKMVYLIEDKEENRRCQGKYIDVWQYPDGTVELRANGTSLPFITYDRLGELDQGAIVDNKRLGRALQMIKLVQDKRDNTRSQALPSLDGEESRRKKQPGKKSQRSLSQDDVLEALVELQTQSEKIFGKR, encoded by the coding sequence ATGACAGCATATGGAACGGAGTTTTTCTCAATGGAAGAAGTTAACCGACTCAGGATCATTCAGGACGTGATCGACAGACGCCTGACAACCCGCCTGGCCGCGATGAGACTGAACATTTCGACGCGTCACTGCCGCCGCCTTCTGGAGCGTTACCGTCAGCATGGCCCGCTCGCACTCGCTAACAAGCGCCGTGGTCAGCGTGGCAACCGACAGCTGATGCCGGGGCTTGCAGAGGCAGCTGTAAAAACCATCCGCGAACGATACGCCGATTTTGGCCCGACACTGGCCTGCGAGAAGCTGGCTGAGCTGCATGGGATCCGCCTTGCCAAAGAGACCGTGCGTAAGCTGATGACCCAGGCCGGACTGTGGATCCCCCGCAAGCTGAGAGCACCGCGGATACATCAGCCCCGTGCCCGCAGAGCCTGCACGGGAGAACTCATCCAGATTGATGGCTCTGACCATCACTGGTTCGAAGAACGCGGCCCGGCCTGCACGCTGCTGGTCTACGTCGATGACGCGACCAGCCGTCTGATGCAGCTGCGTTTTGTCGCCAGCGAGTCAACATTCACCTACTTTGAAGCCACCCGCAGTTATCTTGAACAGCACGGCAAGCCGCTGGCTTTTTACAGCGACAAGGCCAGCGTATTCCGCATCAACAACAAACAAACTACTGGCGGCGATGGTCATACGCAGTTCGGTCGCGCCATGAACGAACTCAACATTACCGGCATCTGTGCGAACAGCAGTTCAGCCAAAGGACGCGTAGAGCGCGCCCATCTGACGCTGCAGGACCGACTCGTTAAAGAGCTGCGCCTGCGCGAAATCAACACACCGGAAGCGGCCAATGCCTTCGCTGATGAGTTCATCGCCGATTACAACCGGCGTTTTGCAAAGGCTCCCCGGCACGAATTTGATGTTCACCGGCCACTGGAAACGGATGAAGACCTGGAGGAAATCTTCACCTGGCGGGAACAACGTAAGGTCTCAAAAAACCTGACATTACAGTACGATAAAATGGTTTATCTGATTGAAGATAAAGAAGAAAATCGGCGTTGTCAGGGTAAGTACATTGATGTCTGGCAGTACCCGGACGGCACGGTGGAACTCCGGGCAAATGGCACTTCCCTGCCCTTTATCACTTACGACCGGCTGGGAGAACTGGACCAGGGAGCTATCGTGGATAACAAGCGGCTGGGACGTGCTCTGCAGATGATAAAGCTGGTCCAGGACAAACGTGACAACACCCGTTCACAGGCGCTTCCTTCTCTGGATGGTGAAGAATCACGGAGAAAGAAACAGCCCGGTAAAAAGAGCCAGCGTAGCCTCAGTCAGGATGATGTCCTGGAGGCTCTTGTGGAACTGCAGACGCAGAGCGAAAAGATATTCGGCAAACGCTGA
- a CDS encoding HlyD family secretion protein — protein sequence MDLLIILTYVAFAWAIFKIFKIPVNKWTVPTAALGGVFLVGALILLMNYNHPYTALAQKAVISIPITPQVTGIVKEVTNQQNREIKQGEMLFRLDDTRYQARVDRLKADLATAIAHIQTLKSQLDEAIANTTNVSAERDRLLKDYQRYLQGSKARVNPFSESDIDNARQNYLAQDALVKSSVAEQAQIKSQLDSTVNGEQSQIVSLRAQLAEAQYNLDQTVVRAPSDGYVTQVLIRPGTYAAALPLRPVMIFIPEQKRQIIAQFRQNSLLRLKAGDEAEVVFTALPGQVFPGKLISILPVVPGGSYQAQGTLQSLTITPGSDGVLAVIDLQPNADVDALPDGIFAQVAVYSDHFTHVSVMRKVLLRMTSWMHYLYLDH from the coding sequence ATGGATTTACTGATTATTTTGACTTATGTTGCCTTTGCGTGGGCCATTTTTAAGATTTTTAAAATACCCGTTAATAAATGGACCGTACCAACAGCCGCCTTGGGTGGCGTGTTTCTGGTTGGCGCGCTTATTTTGTTGATGAATTATAATCATCCCTACACGGCGCTGGCACAAAAAGCGGTGATATCTATTCCCATTACCCCACAGGTAACCGGTATCGTTAAAGAAGTTACCAATCAGCAAAATAGAGAAATTAAACAGGGCGAGATGCTTTTTCGTCTGGACGACACACGTTATCAGGCACGGGTTGACAGGTTAAAGGCCGATTTGGCAACGGCCATTGCGCATATTCAGACATTGAAAAGTCAACTGGATGAAGCGATTGCTAATACCACTAATGTGTCAGCAGAACGGGACCGCTTATTAAAAGACTATCAGCGTTATTTGCAGGGAAGCAAAGCCAGGGTCAATCCTTTTTCTGAAAGTGATATTGATAATGCCCGGCAAAATTATTTGGCGCAGGATGCGCTGGTAAAAAGTTCGGTGGCGGAACAGGCGCAAATTAAAAGCCAACTCGATAGCACCGTAAATGGGGAACAATCACAAATTGTCAGCCTGCGCGCGCAGCTGGCTGAAGCGCAATATAACCTTGACCAAACGGTGGTACGCGCCCCCAGTGATGGCTACGTTACCCAGGTATTGATCCGCCCGGGCACCTATGCCGCCGCCTTGCCGCTACGCCCGGTGATGATATTTATCCCGGAACAGAAACGGCAAATCATCGCCCAGTTCAGACAGAATTCATTGCTGCGCCTCAAAGCGGGCGATGAAGCCGAAGTGGTATTCACGGCGCTGCCGGGGCAAGTGTTTCCCGGAAAATTAATCAGCATTCTTCCGGTGGTACCGGGCGGGAGTTATCAAGCGCAAGGAACGCTGCAATCGCTGACCATCACGCCTGGCTCTGATGGTGTTCTGGCGGTGATAGATCTGCAACCCAACGCGGATGTCGATGCATTACCCGATGGTATCTTTGCTCAGGTGGCTGTGTATTCGGATCACTTTACGCATGTATCAGTGATGCGCAAGGTACTGCTGCGCATGACCAGTTGGATGCATTATCTTTATCTTGACCATTAA
- a CDS encoding DUF3302 domain-containing protein, whose product MFLNYFALGVLIFVFLIIFYGIIILHDIPYLIAKSRNHPHADAIHVAGWVSLFTLHIIWPFLWIWATLYRPERGWGMQSQHDSLEQLKFRVAELERKQGITNGPPTE is encoded by the coding sequence ATGTTTCTAAATTACTTCGCACTGGGCGTTCTTATCTTTGTCTTCCTGATTATTTTCTACGGGATTATTATCCTGCATGATATTCCTTATCTTATTGCAAAATCACGTAATCATCCCCATGCAGACGCGATACATGTAGCCGGTTGGGTCAGTCTTTTTACCTTACATATCATCTGGCCATTCTTATGGATATGGGCCACCCTGTATCGCCCTGAACGTGGCTGGGGCATGCAAAGTCAACATGATTCGCTGGAACAACTCAAATTTCGCGTCGCCGAACTGGAACGAAAACAGGGCATAACTAACGGTCCTCCTACGGAGTAA